In Deltaproteobacteria bacterium CG11_big_fil_rev_8_21_14_0_20_42_23, the following are encoded in one genomic region:
- a CDS encoding SsrA-binding protein: protein MKIICKNKKALHNYFVEERFEAGIVLAGSEVKSLRAGLGNLVDSYSLLRDGEVWLLKMHISPYMPASLQNHEPTRDRKLLLHHEQIRQLGDNLKTKGCTLIPLSVYLKAGKIKVELGLCRGKKKFDKRDTMKKRSADREMERAIKR, encoded by the coding sequence ATGAAGATCATTTGTAAAAACAAAAAAGCGCTTCACAACTATTTTGTGGAAGAGCGCTTTGAAGCCGGCATCGTTTTGGCGGGAAGCGAAGTGAAAAGTCTTCGTGCGGGCCTTGGCAATTTGGTGGATTCGTATTCCCTTTTGCGAGACGGCGAAGTGTGGCTGCTGAAAATGCACATCAGCCCCTATATGCCGGCATCGCTGCAAAACCACGAGCCCACGCGCGATCGCAAGCTTTTGCTGCATCACGAACAAATTCGACAACTTGGTGACAACCTGAAAACAAAGGGATGTACATTGATTCCGCTTTCGGTATACTTAAAAGCCGGCAAAATCAAAGTGGAACTGGGTTTGTGCCGAGGGAAGAAAAAGTTTGATAAGCGCGACACCATGAAAAAACGAAGCGCCGACCGCGAAATGGAACGCGCCATAAAACGATAG